The proteins below are encoded in one region of Belonocnema kinseyi isolate 2016_QV_RU_SX_M_011 chromosome 5, B_treatae_v1, whole genome shotgun sequence:
- the LOC117173960 gene encoding 60S ribosomal protein L27, whose product MVKIMKSGKVVLVLSGRYAGRKAIVMRNFDDGTTEKQYGHAMVAGIDRYPRKVHKRMGKGKLHKRSKIKPFVKVLNYNHLLPTRYTVDLQLDKVAPKDLKDPMKKKKVRFQTRVKFEERYKSGKNKWFFQKLRF is encoded by the exons ATggtgaaaattatgaaaagtgGAAAGGTGGTGCTGGTCCTTAGTGGCCGGTACGCCGGGCGAAAAGCTATTGTGATGCGAAATTTTGATGATGGAACAACCGAGAAGCAGTACGGCCACGCTATGGTAGCCGGCATTGACCGCTATCCCCGAAAAGTACATAAAAGAATGGGGAAAGGAAAACTGCACAAACGGTCAAAGATCAAGCCCTTCGTTaag GTTTTGAACTACAATCATTTGTTACCAACAAGATACACCGTCGATTTACAATTGGACAAAGTGGcacccaaagatttaaaagatccAATGAAGAAGAAGAAAGTTCGATTCCAAACACGAGTGAAGTTTGAAGAAAG ataCAAATCCGGAAAGAATAAGTGGTTCTTCCAAAAACTGAGGTTCTAA